The sequence TGTCTAAAagaagtaaacgtatacttatATCATATGGATGAAATTAGTGTATTCCTTCATCAAATGCAGGAATGATTTGGTAGATTTACAAAGGTTCAACTGGACCTTAAGTTCATAGCTTGGTATAGGGTCATGCTTATGTTTGTAGTCACAGGGATAACATATTAAATGTCAATGGTACAATTCATGCGAGGAAAACAAAATTTTGTCACTCTCTTGCAATAATTGTAGTTCCGTCTAACCAGCAAGGAAAGAAGATAATTCTGTCATATTTGTGTTTGATTTGGTTTTATGATTAGTGTTGCAATGAGATAACGGATTGATAAATTTTGTAGCAGAACAGTTGGCGAAGGACCTTGAGTTATTTGCTCAACATGCTGGTCGGAAATCGGTAAATACAGAAGATGTAATACTAACAGGTTAGCGTGTCCAATTCCCAAGTTGTTACTTGTTGTAATTAGTCTAGTTATATTTAGTCCATATGCAACAGACTTGAATTAGTACCTAATTGCCTATTCCTCTTCGCTTTTGCTTCATTTTGGTCTCAGCCCATAGAAACGAGCATTTAGCTGCCATATTAACATCCATCTGCAATGATCTAAAGGCAAAAGAGCCTCAAAGTGAAAGAAAGCGTAAAAAGGCACCAAAAAAGGATGATAGAGATAGAGGTGCCGTGCATATTGCTGAAGCCTAATCACATCTCCCATCTGGCAGATCTCTAGTTAACAAGTGTGCGTACCAACAAGCAAGCGCAATAGCTTGTGATATTTTTCCGTTTCTTGGTTATACTAATTGGTAAAACCATTTTCGCATGATATGGGCGTATAGAGTTCTTCTGATTCAAAGTATAAGCTTCGGTATCATGCAATCCATTGAAGTGGCCCAAGTGTAGAAACATGTATTTTGGTTTTGCTTTAGGCATTTGATATTGTCAAAAAGCGTGAGGTTTAATGTTTGTTAGTAGTTTTCGTTGCAAACAGGAAATTGCTCTTTGTACATCGACAGAACAGTTTTATAGTTAAGACTGGTAAGTGCTCAATAGTTTGATATTATGAAGTCATAAATCATGTCCATCGTGCAAATTTAATCCTAGTTCTGCACTGATTAGAATGGTTCAgccctctccctctctctcttgCTTTTTTTTCTTGGAAAAAAGAACCAATTCAtcttattaatatatatttcgAGCAGCTGCGATATCGAGTCGGAGCTGATGTAGGGATGAAGTTGGGTGTGCTCAACCATGATGGATGAAAACATAGTGAAATTATCTAATTTTTTGATAAGTGATGATTCACAAGGATGAGATTATCAAGTTACGACCTCTTTCTGAAACATGGAATAGTTACACAAACCGAAACTTTAAATTGTGACAATCATCTCAAGAGCAAGTCAATGCATATAATATTCCAGAAGATTTTACTTCTGAGTCAACAATGGAGTCAATTACTTGATGAACAACAGAGAACTCAGcctaagaagaaaaaaaaaagcaaggTAAATTATGATTGAAATGGTTCAGTTTGTCAAAGGACAAGCATTCTTTACTTGTCTAGCAGATATTTATGTAGCACTATTGAAGCCAACTGAATCCAATAATATTGCTTTTATTTGCTCAGGATGGACATCTTGACCTTCGCTGCATTGCTGAAAAATATGTACTCTTTATCAGTCAAAGTCTTAAGGGTCAAGTCATGTCATCGAGTACGCATGAATAAATGGTAAATAAAAGAATTGAATGTCAAAACAGAATCTCTCACCTCTGCTCGAAATATGTCCATAGCAAAACCATTAAAGCAGCTAATCACAGCCTGCTGGATGTCCAATCCAAGATTATCTAATGCCCTAACTGTAGAGAGCAAGAGACCCGGTCGGCGACCACAAAACATGTGTATATTTACTGCCCGTCCTTCTCGTACTCTAACTTCGACCTATTAGTACAGTAATACCATCAATGTGTTTCTTCATGACATGGTCATAGCAAATCATACAATTGCAAAATGCTAGAGTCATGGATCATTTGAAGGGCAAAGGAAAGTTGTTCCAGGATAAGGAATTTATTTACCCTTGCAGGTTGGCCGTTTGGGCTGGGAAATGAGCTAGGACAAAGCTCCTCCTTTATACGACTCGAGAGGCTTGGTGGTGTTGGAGTCAAGGGATGGAAGCTTGCGCCCGGCGTCAAGGCAGCCCCAGAAGGGGAAAACTCCAATTCATTATGGAGGTCGTTGATTCTTTGCAGTAATTCCTTCAAGTACTCAATCGCATCTCCAAGAATTGAAGCTCTATCCATCTAGTAATTACCAAGGGGAAAAATTTACATTACGTTGTATTATGTTTAACTCTAAGAAGCAGAACAGTGAAAAGAATACAGAACCTTGAAAGCAACTTTCTAACAAATTCTTACATACATGATTACAAGAATCTCTCAGAGATGTCAAAGTAAACTTAGCTCAATGTATGTCAAAGACCAACAGGTGTGTGTTCTAATCAACACCTCCTGTGCTAAAACAATATGAACCTCTTGGAATATTCCTTTAATATGTAGatccaaaagaaagaaagtacaTGAGAGCTGTTTTCACCTTTCCCAACTCTGTTCATTGATAATTGAGAAGGCTAACTTACAACCAAACAGTGCATCGTCCAAGTATAGATCCTTTTGTCCATATTGATAGGGAGTGGGGGAAAGGAAGCATAGAGATAAACAAGTTTAAACAGAGAGCAtgacaaaatgaaaatttatgcgCAAGTGTAAATGAGACTAACCTATACTTCTTCATTAGAAACCAAATTTGAAAATCTCAAACTGAGAATCCAAATGAATACTAACACGATTGACGCAGACGGTTGAGGGAAACAGAGCGTTATCGGAACTCAATTAGGAATGAGAATGAGAACGAAGAGAAGGAGGACAAGCCATATTTTTCAAAGTCTCTGTTTCTTGTTAGCAAGACAAAAGAATAACATTCTTTACTAGTGGACTTAAAACATTCGTGGCCTATATTCGCGCATCACCCACATGTCCATTTATGAAATATAGAAATACCAAAGATGTGGAATAGTTGCAATCAGTTATATGAATTTGAAGCAATTTTGCAGCAGTTAAAAAACGAGgcttttatttaaaagaaaggGGGGATGTTCTTATGATCTTGTGAATCTGAGAATGCGAGAATATCACGTGAAATACAAATATATGAAACTAGCGAGAAACAAAGATAATGCCAAGAAATTCATTCTTACTTTGCTGATTTTTGGAACAACGGACCTCAGCATGTACAGCCTATCATTGAGCTTCTTCCTCCGGCGTCTCTCGGCCATCAAATTCTTCGCTGGAAGTCCTTTTTTCTTCCCCTTCTGGTCGCCGCCGGTTACTGTACTATTGGCGTTAGATGTATTTCCAACATTTCTACCACTCTCATCCAATTTAGTGTTAGTATTCTCGGTAAAGTCATCAGAATCGTAATTGAAACGGGATGTGTCAATGCTAGTATCTTGCAATTCATCTGCATAAatcattttcctcttcttcccaTTTTCGTCACCCATTTCATTTTTCCCAATGCCTCCTTCAATCCTATTTGAGAACCAGCCGCCATCGGGGCTCAAAACCCCCAAATTGCTTCCCTTATCAGCTAAACTCTTCCTTAGAGCAGCCCTCTTCTGGAAAAGAGTCGGCTGAGCTCCCACTGAGGGAAAAGATTCAAGTGGTCTCAAAAGCTTAGACCGATTCAAAAGCAGAGCATTTCCCAAATTCTCATCAAAACTCTGAAATCCCGCTAATCCCGAACAATTGTCACCCATTGGGGCCACGTTTTGTGCTGTCAATTGAGAACCCAAGCACAAATTAGGAGTGTTCATCTGACTAGTTGGGCTTAAATCAGTGAACCCAGTTAATAACCCACCTCCATCGTTGAGCAGAGTCGAAGCATTTGAAGCTTGGACGTCAAGAAACCCAACCTCTGCTCCCAAATCGAAGCCATGGTCTAAAGGGTTGTTAGAAACTACCTTATGAAGTGAAGACAAAGTGCGAGTTGGAGGCAAGAAGAAACGCAATTGAGATGGGTCAATGTTATTAAACACAGAAGAAGAAGGGGAACAAGAAGAGGAGGAATCTCCAGGGGGGAGCAACAAATTATCAGGTGGGTCGGTGAAATTTTGAGAGAAGGTAATGTCATTGATGTCGGTGTGGTGGTTATGGTTATGGAGAGCATTAGCAGAGATACACCAGTCGTCTTCAACCTCAAGCATGGATTTGAAGGTAGAGAGAGAGGTGATTTCGTCTTTGTTGTTCAAAACAGAGCAATTAACAGGGTGGTTGAGATGGTTGTGGTCGTTGTTGTTTTTAGTCCAGGAAGACGAATCCTCATCCTCGCGATTTTCCATCCAAAGAACGTTCCCAACTCTGGAAAGCATGGTGAAGCAGAAGGTGATGAGTATGATGAGGTTGAAGAGTacctctttatttatttttattttttttggagGTTTAGGTTTGGAAAAGAGTTTATTGGGAATGGGAAAAGAAATGGAGGAAAACTGACAGAAAGAGATAAGTGCAGTGAGGTGGAGAGGAAAATGAGAGAGAAAGTTtaaagaagaagatggagaaaaaaaattgaaaggaaaGAGGAAAGGTTGCAGAATGAAAAGGGCATTATCtttttgtttattctttttttttttttttatcttttattttactatcgaaataaaaatatttataaaatataaaaaaaatatcaccTTATAAACAACAATAGATCAAAATAATATGATAATAGACaattaaatatcttttttttataaaattttgtcattttattttattttatcagtTTGGGTGTTATGTTATTgatagggtttgttatttttgatGAGAATTGAAATGAGGCgaaagagaggagaagaaagCAGAAAGCATCTCTCTGTTTTTggatttttatgaaattttgggGAAACAAACAATGACTGACCGTTACACTAATTTGCTTCTAACTAATACAGAACTTTTCATCTTAGGTCCACTCTTCTATTCCctatatttctttcttttcttagtAGTATTTTTCAGGTGAatcttttctttatatatacatacacatatttttatagaaaacaaaaattaggGTATGCATCGAGTCACTTTTCTAACTAAACTACCACTGAATTGACAATAATCGATCTATTAAATGTTCAAACCGATTTAGACATCAAACAGAGAAGATCGACTAGAAGTTTTGATTGTTCAACTTAATTTTTTGGTCGTCATACTCACCCTTAAAAAAAACTACTTAGatacattttaaattttgtgaACGTATTTGatactttattttataaaattcacAAACTTTATTAGACACGTCCCCATAAATACGTAGACCAAACATGTACACTAGAATTTTGATACAAATTTAGGCTTATAAAATACTTTTgaaaaccattttttaaattgtttgatTGCAATCAATTAAGCAAATGAATTAATGATAATATAGTGAATTTATgactttgaagaaaaaaaagtgttgTGAGTATAGTACTAGGAAATAATTAAGCTCTCTTGAGTGAAGATCATTTAATTATGTGCTAGCTCAAAAAgcattttgaaatattttacaAGTGTTTTGTTTAGGTTAAATATTgcaattttcaactttttcacattacaagaaatttttgtttgaaatatGTTAGAAGTAGGACAAATATAAGCTTCCGATCTAAAAAAGAAcaatacaaaatttaaattatctCATTGTTTGACTCTAATAATTAATATTCTATCTTCTCATTAGtaattcaaactaaaatagtcTATACTTCAAATATCGACTATTAACTATAATAACCAATTCAGCGTCCCAAACATCTCTAAGTGGTTATCTTAATTCCAAGACAATAATTATATCTatgtttgaatttattttaattaaataaatcacaCACCACAAATGATGCAATGTCTTACAAATCCTTAATTTTAAGAGTTTTTATCAAGAAAACTTTAGacaagagaagaaaagaagaaaatcattAGCAAAGAGAAATTATTCAATGAGAAGTCGTTACAATGTAACTAAACAATCTTTTCACAGTTAAATTATGAGACGAATGTGCTATCAAATTAATTTACAGCGATTACGATGAGTAGCCACATTAAAGCAAAGTGATCGAAGAACAGTCGTTGGGGAGAGGGCAACAATAATCTTTGAAAGCTAGGAATAAAATTAAGTTAGATGGATGACACTAATAAAGTAGGAGCCATGCATCTCGTGAACCCTCAGTTTTCACCGCACCTACTAAGTATACACTCTTTCCCCCTCCCCCAAATCAAAATCCCATCGATTATCCCTCCgtttcttttttgcttttttaCCATTCATTCTCTGTTTCTCAAACAATAAATGGGAACTGAAATAGAAAAATTCCCTCTTTTAAGAGAGAAAACCACATTGGGGGGGCTTCAAGAGTAAAATTTGGGGAGTTGAAAGTACAAAAATTGAATGGGGgagatgggggggggggggtgagATATTAGATTCAAAAATTGAGGAGGGTTCAGCTGAAAGGAAGGGGGACAAAGGATAATAAATGAGAGTAGCAGAAACAAAGGCAGCCATTAATATGAGTGGAGCAAGCTCGTGAAGTCAGAAAATGGAGAGCAGCCATTGAGATAGGAGAGATGGCCTTTTGTTtggtttaattattttaataataaatgtTGACTTCATTGTATACCAAAAACCATATTCACTGAAAATGATGGATCTACTGATTGCTCAAATGCAAACATTGGTGTGTGTCTGTGGCTTACACTCCCCATGTGTGTCTTTGCCTTGGCTCTTGCCTTTTCCTTTTTGCATGATTAATGGTTaacatcatttaaaaaaaaaaaaaaaaaaaaaaaaaaaacctaccaAAAGTTGGACAGTTAGTGCATTCAATACACTGAGTGGTAAATTTATGGATGGGTACAAGTATTCATAGTTTTCTAGTTTTTTGAAATCTAcaagatttttttattaaactaaaTCCTTGGCCAGACAAAAAGAATCTTTAGATAGagtttgaaataatataaacaAGTAACTATCGTCCCATTTGGTAACCGTTTcgttttttgtttgtttttgaaattacaCTAAGAATACAATTTTTCTACGTAAAATTGATACAAACTAGAGTaagtgattaaaaaaaatagtcttaatttaaaaacaaaatggttacaatcaaagtaaaattaaatccaaaattataccaattatatatcatttttatCAATGAACACTGGATCACCAGACCTCCATAAATTGTGGCAAAACTCCCATAATTTCTCACTAACCCAGTGGATTAAACACCTCCTAAGCTATTGTTCTTACAGACCGCGCCTGAGAGAAATAATGAAGGGGAAAAGAAGTTAAATTAAAGAATTTGTATTCGTTTCTTTCCCCTTCTCAATCTATGTTTTTCGAGGGGGAAAAGCCCAAATTGGAgacttaaataattataatagaGAACTAAacttgtaaaaaaataaattgaactTTTTGGGTAAAAGAATTGGGAATGAAGTCTATCTATCATACAAGGCACGAGGCACTCTAAAATAACATTTCACTATAAACTCTCAGTTGAGGGGGTTGATGTAACAGAATATCACACAAGGCACAAGGATATAAAATAATGTGCATCCACTCTGGGCAAAACAGGGTCAAAGTAGAAGAAAGGTGGTAGAGAAAATTTGttgcaaaaaagaagaagaaaaaaactgaCATTTGAGTCCGTATAAATGCGAGCGATCTTTCAGGATAAGGTGTCCAAGTCTTTTGCAGATTTGTGATTACTGAGTGAGAATGCAGAAGATTGATCAATTTCCTTTCGAGATGCCTCCCAAAGCTGTTGTTCTATTCCAAGCTTTCTCAGCTCTACAAGCCCTCGTTCAACTGCCAAAGGATATGAAACTTTAAGCTATTTCATGAAGTTATAAAGAGTTATGCTTATGGAATATAAGATACATTCCAGCATAATCTGAAGCTTTGAGACGAACAAATTACATCTATATTTATCATCTTTTTAGATAGAGTACAACTGGCTATATTGATGTGTTATAAGAGATCGAAATTGacaagcaaagaaaaaagatggaagaaagTGACACAAACTTAACGTGGTTCACTAACAATGTGTTGGCTACGTCTACTCTCATTGTTGAGAGAAATATCGTTATTGAAGGTGTTAATAGGGTTAGAGGGCGGCTTACATATGGCACATGTGTGCTAGGCCTAACTCAAACCAGTCCAACATGAAGATTAGATCACTTGTTggcttttaaaaataatatataatgtaGTTGAATCCCCATATGAGATGGTTTTAGAAAGGCTATACTAAGCGTTGCCTTTTTGAATCCTTTTTTTTCCTAAGGATAGGAATTCCACTTCTTGTGTGGGTAAAAGGGCAACTCCAgtgttttatgaaattttatgcAGTTGCAGAAATGTCGGTAATACATTGATAAGGAAGCTAATTTGTATAGATACcataataaaaatagaaaaagcaatAGATTAATTCAAATACAAGACTAGAAAAGCTATCCAAAACGCAAAGATATCAAACTGGAAATGGAAGATATGAACCGTACCATCCACAGCATCATGTGAAGTTGGAGGCTGTCCACTACGGCTGATCCAAAACTGGAGCCGCTCATCTGCAACATCCTCATCCACGCCATATGCCTTGGCTCTTCTCCAAAAGTACGTAAGCCAAGCCTAAATAAGTTTTCAAACTCCGTCAATTTCGAAACCAAAATTTTGCAAGTCTGACTCATACAGACTTAAGTTAAACCAAAAATGCACAACGCCCATTTTTGTAGGGGCAAACAATTGCCAGGATGCCAAGATACGGGTATGTAAAGTAGTTCATAAAAGTTGAACAGATAATTTACATTAATCTAGGATACTTAACAGGATAATAACTTTAGACTTAGAAATGAAATATGAAAATcttacagaaaaaaaaaaaagaaaagaaaagaaaatatgcCATAGGCTGTAAAAGCAAACAATATCAAATATTAGTTGAAAGCACCGGAGTTTCCACATTTTTTCACCAAAGAGATAAAGGTCTATTCGGAACACCTTCTAATTTATTCACATTTGAGAAAAGATTTCAATACGAATGTTACTATATCTTGCAtcatcaaaattattttaaacgacAATTTTGCTTGGATGCACTGTATTCAGAAATGATTCTGTCAATTTCTTACCACATATTTTGAGGacttccatttctttttcttttttctttttttggggAACAAGAAACAAACCTTTTTCAATAATCTATCTCTTAAGGGTTTCTTCGAAAAAAGGTTGttaaattaattcaattttttaacaACTTACTTATTAGGATTTTTCTAAAACCATTTAATAAACTATATTAAACCCACTTTagattattaattttttcaaaggtgccaataaaaaaaatcaattttatttacAAAAGGAACATTTTTCTCCAAAGGTGTTCCAAACACCTAATAATAGTGTAATGTAAATCGCAAAAGGACAAACAAAAGTAGGAGGTTCACATAGCACAAAACTAAATAATCCTCAATTCCTCGTCACCAACAACAAGAAGAAAGATGAGACAGATGAAACTACCTCCTTAAAAAGAACATCTTCAGCCTCAGCTTCACTTAGTTCTGCAAAGAGAGAAGTTCAATCATGAAATAACTAGTTACAGAAACTTTCACTCCTTTTTTTAtcccatctttcttcttattGAGTTCTTAGGCGTGAGTTGGACCGTAAAACCATCAGCTTCAACATTTCTTCTTGTGAGAGGGTGTTTTTAAGTGAAGTGCTTAATAATAAATTGCTTGATGATTCGGTtctaatattttagattttttttaaatttaactaaaaaCACTTTTTAAATGATTTCTATAACAAATACTTCTAAAATTGACAATTTACTAAAACGAAAACcgttaaattaaaaaataaaaaataaatgagaaaTAAAATGTATGTAGGGAGAGGTTAGTGAGAGAAAATGTATGCAAAAGAAAGAAGACAGAAAATGAAAGTGAAAGAAAGAAGTGAGAGAATAGAGTAATAAGCAAGATACAGGGTCGCCTATGAAAGAATATAGATAAATTGTCAAGTCAAAACGCACCTGACAGAGTGTCTACCTCTCGTTTTAACCTATGCATTATACCTACACTTGGAGTAACATTTCGTACATAAACTCAAT comes from Cucumis melo cultivar AY chromosome 12, USDA_Cmelo_AY_1.0, whole genome shotgun sequence and encodes:
- the LOC103484694 gene encoding protein MHF1 homolog isoform X1 — encoded protein: METRMEEDDSASELLRDRFRLSTISIAEAEANKSGMEISEPVMTCVADLAFKFTTEQLAKDLELFAQHAGRKSVNTEDVILTAHRNEHLAAILTSICNDLKAKEPQSERKRKKAPKKDDRDRGAVHIAEA
- the LOC103484694 gene encoding protein MHF1 homolog isoform X2, which produces METRMEEDDSASELLRDRFRLSTISIAEAEANKSGMEISEPVMTCVADLAFKFTKQLAKDLELFAQHAGRKSVNTEDVILTAHRNEHLAAILTSICNDLKAKEPQSERKRKKAPKKDDRDRGAVHIAEA
- the LOC103484672 gene encoding transcription factor ICE1-like isoform X2; this translates as MLSRVGNVLWMENREDEDSSSWTKNNNDHNHLNHPVNCSVLNNKDEITSLSTFKSMLEVEDDWCISANALHNHNHHTDINDITFSQNFTDPPDNLLLPPGDSSSSCSPSSSVFNNIDPSQLRFFLPPTRTLSSLHKVVSNNPLDHGFDLGAEVGFLDVQASNASTLLNDGAQNVAPMGDNCSGLAGFQSFDENLGNALLLNRSKLLRPLESFPSVGAQPTLFQKRAALRKSLADKGSNLGVLSPDGGWFSNRIEGGIGKNEMGDENGKKRKMIYADELQDTSIDTSRFNYDSDDFTENTNTKLDESGRNVGNTSNANSTVTGGDQKGKKKGLPAKNLMAERRRRKKLNDRLYMLRSVVPKISKMDRASILGDAIEYLKELLQRINDLHNELEFSPSGAALTPGASFHPLTPTPPSLSSRIKEELCPSSFPSPNGQPARVEVRVREGRAVNIHMFCGRRPGLLLSTVRALDNLGLDIQQAVISCFNGFAMDIFRAEQCSEGQDVHPEQIKAILLDSVGFNSAT
- the LOC103484672 gene encoding transcription factor ICE1-like isoform X1, whose translation is MLSRVGNVLWMENREDEDSSSWTKNNNDHNHLNHPVNCSVLNNKDEITSLSTFKSMLEVEDDWCISANALHNHNHHTDINDITFSQNFTDPPDNLLLPPGDSSSSCSPSSSVFNNIDPSQLRFFLPPTRTLSSLHKVVSNNPLDHGFDLGAEVGFLDVQASNASTLLNDGGGLLTGFTDLSPTSQMNTPNLCLGSQLTAQNVAPMGDNCSGLAGFQSFDENLGNALLLNRSKLLRPLESFPSVGAQPTLFQKRAALRKSLADKGSNLGVLSPDGGWFSNRIEGGIGKNEMGDENGKKRKMIYADELQDTSIDTSRFNYDSDDFTENTNTKLDESGRNVGNTSNANSTVTGGDQKGKKKGLPAKNLMAERRRRKKLNDRLYMLRSVVPKISKMDRASILGDAIEYLKELLQRINDLHNELEFSPSGAALTPGASFHPLTPTPPSLSSRIKEELCPSSFPSPNGQPARVEVRVREGRAVNIHMFCGRRPGLLLSTVRALDNLGLDIQQAVISCFNGFAMDIFRAEQCSEGQDVHPEQIKAILLDSVGFNSAT